In Zymoseptoria tritici IPO323 chromosome 7, whole genome shotgun sequence, a single genomic region encodes these proteins:
- the CYP-40 gene encoding putative P450 monooxygenase (Putative fatty acid omega-hydroxylase. P450 belonging to the Class III (bifunctional P-450)) yields the protein MTHPIPSPRAYPFIGNLLDIDASNPTASLAHLADVYGPIFKIRVPKERLWATNYAVASELFDEKRFQKAVTGPLEQVRNLTGDGLFTAYQGEPAWQLAHRLLMPAFGPLPIKSMFPEMQDIVNQMVLKWARFGLDREIDVADDFTRLTLDSIAICAMGDRFNSFYHEGQHPFVDAMVGTLSGSFARSRRLPLPSSFYAKEDQAYAKDIATCENLAKELLTNRRANPTDKKDLLNAMINAEDPKTGERLSDPVIIRNMVTFLIAGHETTSGLLSFLFYLLLETPPAYRKLQEEIDTVVGKRTVTVDDMGKLPYVEACLRETLRLYSTAPAFTLTAKGDQIIDEKYLIKDGQHISVLLSKFHRDPEVYGPDVEAFRPERMYKDAFTNLPPNAWKPFGNGSRACIGRPFAWQEAILAVAVLVQTFQFTKADPNYKLEIQTALTIKPKGFFMKAKPRNADFLDTAAQLGEAPKAKVQAPGVRGKSDVDKSKLQPLEILYGSNTGTCEALAQALASASPDHGFNATVRSLDEGVSSAKKNHPVVIFTASYEGQPPDNAGHFVEWVTSSSNAGIKDVPYAVFGVGNREWAATYQRIPKVVDEALAKIGAKRLVDREECDVAADKVFEKCDDWQEFKLWPALRKQFNVDAPRDAGGLKGLDLSLDTQMRSTILRQDTLIGEVTETKLLTSPGAPRKRHIGIRLPSGTQYRAGDYLAVLPVNPPALVKRVLNRFQLPWDAMITIAESNTTSLPKGMPISAHDTLASLVEIESPVSSRVAASVSKSIPDEKAASELEEKLQKGNLTMSLLDLLEQYPEAQISFAQFLASLPPMRIRQYSISSSPLADPSVATLTYSVIDAPNRSGGKQNFVGICTTYMERLSVGDRMHISLKPSRTGFHLPADDHSAIIMACAGTGLAPFRAFVAERAIKKAHGGEVGPALLFYGLNRPEEDDMYRDEFDAWEKEGVVSVRRAYTFKPEESHGTKFVQERLWHDREDVVDLFRQDAKLYLCGAGVVGQGVEGVMTRIRSEMTGENEETAKQWVQDLKGDRFWSDVFS from the exons ATGACTCATCCTATACCAAGTCCTCGCGCTTACCCTTTT ATTGGAAACTTGCTGGACATCGATGCATCCAACCCGACTGCCAGCTTGGCTCATCTTGCCGATGTCTACG GGCCAATCTTCAAGATCAGAGTGCCAAAGGAGCGGTTATGGGCGACCAACTATGCCGTTGCATCCGAGCTTTTCGACGAGAAACGGTTCCAGAAAGCAGTCACTGGGCCTCTGGAACAGGTTCGCAACCTCACCGGCGATGGATTGTTCACTGCGTACCAGGGCGAGCCCGCATGGCAGCTGGCACATCGACTGCTAATGCCAGCGTTCGGGCCCCTGCCAATCAAGTCCATGTTCCCAGAGATGCAGGACATCGTGAACCAGATG GTCCTCAAATGGGCGCGATTTGGCCTTGATCGAGAGATTGATGTGGCTGACGATTTCACCCGGCTGACGCTCGACTCCATCGCCATCTGCGCCATGGGAGACCGCTTCAATTCATTCTATCACGAAGGTCAGCATCCTTTTGTGGACGCTATGGTGGGGACGCTCTCGGGCTCGTTTGCGAGATCACGCCGCTTGCCGCTTCCATCTTCTTTCTACGCAAAGGAGGACCAAGCGTATGCAAAGGACATTGCCACCTGCGAAAACCTTGCGAAGGAGCTTCTCACCAATCGCCGTGCAAATCCCACGGATAAGAAGGATCTGCTGAATGCGATGATCAATGCGGAAGATCCAAAGACAGGAGAGCGGCTTAGCGATCCGGTCATCATACGCAACATGGTTACGTTTTTGATCGCAG GTCATGAAACGACATCGGGGCTTTTGTCTTTCCTGTTCTACCTGCTGCTCGAAACACCTCCGGCTTACAGGAAGCTCCAGGAGGAGATCGACACTGTCGTTGGCAAGCGGACTGTCACCGTCGACGATATGGGGAAGCTACCATATGTTGAG GCGTGTCTCCGCGAAACACTGCGATTGTACTCCACTGCTCCAGCATTCACGCTCACCGCCAAAGGTGACCAGATCATTGACGAGAAGTACCTGATCAAGGACGGCCAACACATCAGTGTTCTCTTATCCAAATTTCATCGAGACCCGGAAGTATACGGTCCAGATGTCGAGGCCTTCCGACCGGAGCGCATGTACAAGGACGCCTTCACAAATCTTCCTCCGAATGCGTGGAAACCCTTTGGCAACGGCTCTAGAGCGTGCATCGGCCGACCTTTTGCGTGGCAAGAGGCCATTCTTGCTGTCGCGGTACTTGTGCAGACTTTCCAGTTCACCAAGGCGGACCCGAATTACAAGCTGGAGATCCAGACTGCCCTCACCATCAAGCCCAAAGGCTTCTTCATGAAGGCGAAGCCGAGGAATGCAGACTTCCTTGATACTGCCGCACAGCTTGGCGAGGCACCTAAGGCGAAAGTGCAGGCTCCTGGAGTGAGAGGGAAATCCGACGTCGACAAGTCAAAGCTTCAGCCGTTGGAAATCCTGTACGGCTCGAACACCGG GACATGCGAAGCCCTGGCGCAAGCACTTGCGTCTGCGTCCCCAGATCACGGCTTCAACGCGACTGTCAGAAGCTTGGACGAGGGAGTCTCGTCGGCCAAGAAGAACCACCCCGTGGTGATCTTCACGGCCAGCTACGAAGGACAACCACCAGACAATGCCGGCCATTTTGTCGAGTGGGTCACATCCTCTTCCAATGCTGGAATTAAGGATGTCCCGTACGCCGTCTTTGGCGTGGGAAATA GGGAATGGGCTGCCACTTATCAGAGGATCCCCAAAGTCGTCGACGAAGCTTTGGCTAAGATCGGTGCTAAACGCTTAGTGGATCGCGAGGAATGCGACGTCGCAGCCGACAAGGTCTTTGAGAAGTGTGATGACTGGCAGGAATTCAAACTCTGGCCTGCGCTTCGAAAGCAATTCAACGTCGACGCACCGCGAGACGCTGGCGGGCTGAAGGGTCTTGATCTGTCGCTCGATACCCAGATGCGTTCCACGATACTTCGCCAAGACACCCTGATCGGTGAAGTCACAGAGACGAAGCTCCTCACATCGCCTGGCGCACCTAGGAAGCGTCACATTGGCATTCGCCTTCCGTCGGGTACGCAATATCGAGCAGGAGACTACCTGGCCGTGCTGCCGGTGAATCCACCCGCTCTTGTGAAGCGGGTACTCAACCGCTTCCAACTGCCTTGGGATGCGATGATCACTATCGCGGAGTCCAACACGACAAGTCTGCCGAAGGGAATGCCGATCAGTGCGCACGACACTCTGGCCAGCTTAGTCGAGATTGAGTCGCCAGTCAGTAGCCGGGTGGCAGCGAGTGTATCCAAGTCCATTCCCGATGAGAAGGCCGCGAGcgagctggaggagaagtTGCAGAAAGGGAATTTGACCATGTCGCTTCTGGATCTCCTGGAGCAGTATCCCGAGGCGCAAATTTCGTTTGCACAATTTCTGGCATCCCTACCGCCGATGCGAATACGTCAATACAGCATCTCATCTTCTCCACTGGCCGATCCCAGCGTCGCCACTCTTACCTATTCCGTCATCGATGCACCCAACAGAAGTGGCGGCAAGCAGAATTTTGTGGGCATCTGCACTACATACATGGAGCGGCTCTCGGTTGGCGATCGCATGCATATCAGCTTGAAGCCGAGCCGTACTGGCTTCCATCTACCAGCGGACGACCATTCGGCCATCATCATGGCGTGCGCCGGCACTGGTCTGGCACCATTCCGCGCATTCGTAGCGGAGAGAGCGATCAAAAAAGCCCATGGCGGGGAGGTCGGACCGGCGCTTCTGTTCTATGGCCTAAATCGTCCCGAAGAGGATGACATGTACCGCGACGAGTTCGACGCCTGGGAAAAGGAGGGTGTCGTGAGTGTTCGTCGTGCATACACGTTCAAGCCAGAGGAGTCTCATGGGACCAAGTTTGTTCAAGAGCGGCTCTGGCACGATCGGGAAGATGTGGTTGATCTGTTTCGTCAAGATGCAAAGTTGTACCTCTGCGGTGCTGGAGTAGTTGGACAGGGTGTGGAGGGCGTCATGACCAGAATCCGGTCCGAGATGACTGGCGAGAACGAGGAGACTGCGAAGCAATGGGTGCAGGACCTGAAAGGAGACCGCTTTTGGTCGGATGTGTTTAGCTGA